In Leptospira sp. WS58.C1, a single genomic region encodes these proteins:
- a CDS encoding rhomboid family intramembrane serine protease translates to MRLDITLITIIVTGVISLYTLYVDQNLLDKLILRPFRDSKEGNYYTLATSGFVHADFSHLFFNMLTLYFFGRHVDIVLGPLGFMGLYLASILIANLVSFQKNKADTNYASLGASGGTSGIVFASILFYPYSKIFFFFIPIPIPGPLYAILYLAYSYYASKNRQDGINHDAHFYGALTGLAVAILVQPTSLTMFIQYVLGGFL, encoded by the coding sequence ATGAGATTAGACATTACACTTATAACAATAATTGTCACAGGGGTTATCAGTCTTTACACGTTATACGTGGATCAAAATCTTTTAGACAAATTGATCCTAAGACCTTTCCGAGATTCTAAAGAAGGGAATTATTATACCTTAGCCACAAGCGGTTTTGTTCATGCGGATTTTTCCCATTTATTCTTTAACATGCTGACTCTGTACTTTTTCGGAAGGCATGTGGATATAGTGCTCGGTCCATTGGGATTTATGGGGTTATACTTAGCTAGTATCTTAATTGCAAATCTGGTATCTTTCCAAAAAAATAAAGCGGATACGAATTATGCAAGCCTTGGAGCTTCCGGCGGAACTTCCGGGATCGTATTTGCTTCTATTTTATTTTATCCGTATTCTAAAATTTTCTTTTTCTTTATACCGATCCCGATACCTGGACCTTTATATGCGATCTTGTATTTGGCCTATTCTTATTATGCATCCAAAAACAGGCAGGATGGGATCAATCATGATGCACATTTTTATGGAGCGCTTACCGGACTTGCGGTTGCCATATTAGTACAACCGACTTCTCTGACTATGTTTATCCAATACGTGCTGGGTGGATTTTTATAA
- a CDS encoding ATP-binding protein — protein MGMSFSLGEIQARIRELLANGLTGNSQDFHAWIRMDTLRKFREEPTFSPDWVPKVLDELVTSGEAAKSKLDPREYTLSSESSLRKKTSKTEEYLLLGRTEFQPMQYVRSRMESFLRGNGIDEDMIVDLTIGSIEAVENAVKYGDGGNVEVAYSIEKNGIFKIRLVNNLRELNIEEDIERGKFSSTATLMRGMMVMQKLFDKMDLEILEDKRQALFMAEKILPK, from the coding sequence ATGGGAATGTCCTTTTCCCTAGGAGAGATACAAGCCCGAATTCGGGAACTCCTAGCAAACGGTTTAACAGGTAATTCCCAGGATTTCCATGCGTGGATCCGTATGGACACTCTTCGAAAATTCAGAGAAGAGCCTACGTTCTCTCCGGATTGGGTTCCCAAAGTTTTGGATGAGCTTGTTACTTCCGGAGAAGCCGCAAAAAGTAAATTAGATCCCAGAGAATATACTCTCTCTTCGGAATCTTCTCTACGTAAAAAAACTTCCAAAACAGAAGAATACCTTCTACTTGGCCGCACCGAATTCCAACCGATGCAATATGTTAGAAGCAGAATGGAATCTTTCTTGAGAGGGAACGGGATCGACGAGGATATGATCGTGGATCTGACGATCGGCTCCATCGAAGCGGTGGAGAATGCAGTCAAATATGGTGACGGCGGAAACGTAGAAGTCGCCTATTCAATCGAAAAAAACGGAATTTTTAAGATCCGACTGGTGAACAACCTGAGAGAATTAAATATCGAAGAAGATATAGAAAGGGGAAAATTTTCTTCCACAGCCACTCTAATGAGAGGGATGATGGTTATGCAAAAATTATTCGATAAAATGGATCTCGAGATCTTAGAGGATAAAAGACAGGCCTTGTTCATGGCCGAAAAAATCCTTCCGAAGTAA
- a CDS encoding serine hydrolase domain-containing protein: MEGLLVSSFFTSTSSIKRFFLISLVILFISNCSALDWGWVKLPSGLAWDQNETLDRNPAEGFRVEFPEELGLDSRPLVELSKKLRKEKTEVRSLLILKEGNLVFERYAGGISRNHNHNMYSVTKSVVSMLLGVCYSNDCGVDLEDSLYSVESNLPGLLPSELKGKESIRLKDALRMSSGMGWDSFPKKEDIRTDADPLAIAWTPAVSSAPGTKFEYSNGDTQLVAGYLEAKTGKTLYEYSKNTAFSWLGFKGEEWNTSKSGRQTAGFGLRLRPIDMAKLGQLYLDGGKWQGRQILKPEWIAMTLEPGVEKRYGLHFWLHEFEGKPSFMANGKGGQFIYVIPHRKIVLVMTSAIWDKAPDVILTSALDAVKASLVSTDKIPSPDREEALLRELKVAARTSLDPKLKEGADETRIAAEPGMKQNHP; the protein is encoded by the coding sequence ATGGAGGGTCTTTTAGTGAGCAGTTTTTTTACTAGTACTTCATCAATCAAACGTTTCTTTCTTATCTCCTTAGTTATCCTTTTCATTTCCAATTGTAGCGCCCTGGATTGGGGTTGGGTTAAGCTTCCTTCCGGACTTGCCTGGGACCAAAATGAGACCTTAGATAGAAATCCGGCAGAAGGTTTCCGAGTCGAATTTCCGGAAGAATTAGGACTAGATTCCAGACCTTTGGTGGAACTTTCTAAAAAACTCAGAAAAGAAAAAACGGAGGTCCGTTCACTTCTCATCTTGAAAGAAGGAAATCTGGTATTCGAAAGATATGCCGGAGGTATTTCCAGAAATCATAACCATAATATGTACTCCGTAACCAAATCGGTGGTCTCCATGTTATTAGGGGTCTGCTATTCGAACGATTGTGGAGTGGATTTGGAAGATAGCCTTTACTCCGTTGAGTCTAATTTGCCGGGCCTTCTTCCATCCGAACTAAAAGGAAAAGAATCCATCCGACTCAAGGACGCATTACGTATGAGTTCCGGAATGGGCTGGGATTCCTTTCCCAAAAAAGAAGATATTAGAACGGACGCAGACCCCCTTGCGATTGCTTGGACCCCTGCCGTATCTTCCGCACCGGGAACTAAATTCGAATATTCTAATGGAGATACTCAGTTAGTTGCGGGTTATTTGGAAGCAAAGACAGGTAAGACATTATACGAATATTCGAAGAATACCGCCTTCTCATGGTTAGGTTTTAAGGGAGAAGAATGGAATACGTCCAAATCCGGAAGACAGACGGCCGGTTTCGGACTTCGTTTGAGACCGATCGACATGGCTAAATTAGGACAACTCTATTTAGATGGAGGGAAATGGCAGGGCCGTCAGATCTTAAAACCGGAATGGATCGCTATGACCTTGGAGCCAGGAGTGGAAAAAAGATACGGACTCCATTTCTGGCTGCACGAATTCGAAGGAAAGCCAAGCTTCATGGCAAACGGAAAAGGCGGACAGTTCATCTACGTAATCCCTCATCGTAAGATCGTTTTAGTGATGACTAGCGCGATTTGGGACAAGGCACCTGACGTAATTTTAACCTCTGCCTTGGATGCGGTCAAAGCATCTTTAGTCTCTACGGATAAGATCCCTTCCCCTGACAGGGAAGAGGCCCTTCTCAGGGAATTAAAGGTAGCCGCCAGGACTTCCTTGGATCCTAAGCTAAAAGAAGGAGCGGATGAAACAAGGATTGCAGCGGAACCAGGGATGAAACAAAATCATCCTTAA
- a CDS encoding tRNA (cytidine(34)-2'-O)-methyltransferase has protein sequence MALRIALYRPEIPPNTGNIARLCVALGAELHIVGEPAFELSEKAARRAGLDYWDKLKLTLHPSWETFSKSLPSDSKLYLISTKGKISYTTPHYGENDVFLFGNETSGLPPEIFQSEIPNGILRIPMEEDCRCLNLSNAVAVIAYEALRQIRRW, from the coding sequence ATGGCTCTCCGGATCGCATTGTATCGACCGGAGATACCTCCCAATACGGGAAATATCGCCCGACTCTGCGTCGCCTTAGGTGCGGAGTTGCATATTGTAGGAGAACCTGCCTTCGAGTTGTCTGAAAAAGCGGCAAGAAGAGCAGGGTTGGATTATTGGGATAAACTAAAATTGACCCTTCATCCTAGTTGGGAAACTTTCTCAAAATCTTTACCTTCCGATTCCAAATTATATTTAATATCCACTAAGGGTAAAATTTCTTATACAACTCCTCATTATGGGGAGAATGACGTATTTTTGTTCGGAAATGAAACTTCCGGATTACCTCCGGAAATTTTTCAATCAGAGATCCCTAATGGGATCCTTCGGATCCCGATGGAAGAAGATTGCAGGTGTTTGAATTTGAGTAACGCTGTCGCTGTAATCGCATACGAAGCATTGCGGCAAATCCGACGTTGGTGA
- the cutA gene encoding divalent-cation tolerance protein CutA, which produces MSASQEILVFTTLADRDLAEEYIAEMLQLGIIVSGTIFPEVALLYQWEGKLTIDSENKVLLKAKADKYAAIEEYIMKKHPYLAPEIIKMDVSFGSDKFKAFIKDKIAKGG; this is translated from the coding sequence ATGTCTGCATCTCAAGAAATTTTAGTCTTCACAACGCTGGCGGATCGAGATCTAGCGGAAGAGTATATCGCAGAAATGCTGCAGTTAGGCATCATAGTGAGTGGTACCATTTTTCCGGAAGTGGCTCTATTATACCAATGGGAAGGAAAACTCACCATCGATTCTGAAAATAAGGTCCTTCTAAAAGCGAAAGCGGATAAGTACGCCGCAATCGAAGAATATATTATGAAAAAACATCCTTATCTCGCTCCTGAGATCATCAAAATGGATGTAAGTTTCGGTTCCGATAAGTTTAAGGCTTTTATAAAGGATAAGATCGCGAAAGGAGGATAA
- a CDS encoding glycosyltransferase family 2 protein, whose amino-acid sequence MYPISACIITLNEEDNIERCLSSLDFVNEIIVLDSGSMDKTESIAKQKGAKVILRKFDDYVSQKNHVISLAVNPWILTLDADEELSPGLKEEIKNLFKNGEPEEDGFLIPRLTMYMGKWIRHGGWYPNYRARLFLRSKGKFVGGKVHEAVELSGKRKKLKHPVFHYSYENLFDHVNFINRYSELAAAEKFGKGKRTGLFLALLEAGYKSFWMYFVRLGFLDGRRGLILAIMGFYYNFLKYTKVFEMSLAEKEKKK is encoded by the coding sequence ATGTACCCAATCTCAGCCTGTATCATCACATTAAACGAAGAAGATAATATCGAAAGATGTCTGTCTTCCCTAGATTTCGTAAACGAGATCATAGTATTGGATTCAGGTTCCATGGATAAAACGGAAAGTATCGCGAAACAAAAGGGAGCCAAAGTAATTCTCCGGAAATTCGACGACTACGTGTCCCAAAAAAACCATGTCATATCTTTAGCAGTGAATCCTTGGATACTCACTCTGGATGCGGACGAAGAACTTTCTCCGGGACTAAAAGAAGAGATCAAAAACTTATTTAAGAACGGCGAACCGGAAGAAGACGGGTTCTTGATCCCGAGACTTACGATGTACATGGGAAAATGGATCCGGCACGGAGGCTGGTATCCGAATTATAGGGCCAGGTTATTCTTAAGATCCAAAGGAAAATTCGTGGGTGGAAAGGTCCACGAAGCGGTGGAATTGTCCGGAAAGAGGAAGAAGTTAAAACATCCCGTATTCCATTATTCCTACGAAAATTTATTCGATCATGTGAACTTTATCAATCGATATTCCGAACTTGCAGCCGCGGAAAAATTCGGAAAAGGAAAAAGAACCGGTCTGTTCTTAGCTTTATTAGAAGCAGGATACAAATCCTTTTGGATGTATTTTGTGAGACTCGGGTTTTTGGACGGCAGAAGGGGATTGATCCTCGCGATCATGGGATTCTATTATAATTTTCTAAAATACACCAAAGTATTCGAAATGTCTTTGGCGGAAAAAGAAAAGAAGAAATAA
- a CDS encoding LIC_10730 family protein yields the protein MKIKLGILLFSFTLNCFFAVDWSSDESGKVRGKGSVEDFPEPENANLSKEELSKRPKKGGFKTREEQELFDMMISSGTDQNTARNCAAKYGNCKSQCWTQYPVPKVETVFTAITVDRKRENCIARCSNLCDDYIPSTSRGTMPNSGKGNYSDPNAPRY from the coding sequence ATGAAAATTAAACTCGGAATATTACTATTCTCCTTTACTCTGAATTGCTTTTTCGCAGTGGATTGGAGTTCCGACGAATCAGGTAAGGTGAGAGGAAAAGGTTCGGTAGAGGATTTTCCGGAGCCTGAAAATGCCAATTTAAGCAAAGAGGAACTTTCCAAAAGACCGAAAAAAGGCGGCTTCAAGACCAGAGAAGAGCAGGAACTTTTTGATATGATGATCTCCTCCGGCACCGATCAAAACACTGCTCGGAACTGTGCTGCCAAATACGGGAATTGCAAAAGCCAATGTTGGACCCAATATCCGGTCCCCAAAGTGGAGACTGTTTTTACCGCAATCACCGTGGATCGTAAAAGAGAAAATTGTATCGCTAGATGCAGTAATCTTTGCGATGATTATATTCCTTCCACTTCCAGAGGCACTATGCCGAATTCCGGCAAAGGAAATTATTCGGATCCGAACGCTCCCAGATACTGA
- a CDS encoding S1 RNA-binding domain-containing protein — protein sequence MKEDQKELFQKLLDESFRKKAALEPGAKVSALVTSSKSDYVFIKIQEAGLSGIIASDEFTEAPKQGETIEAYFLQESSGDQYFTTCLNGDTISKDMVSVAHHAEIPVLGHIIGENEAGVEVKLGELTGFCPFSQLDPELKKQNNGVGKRVRFLISEVGNKGKIIVSQKKIADKEREAKISVLKGELKPGMFVTCKVKSVHNFGLIVEADGLTALVPASEATFKKGADLSKEFHPGQVLRAKVLKLDWEEEKHSFTVKDFLKDPWAQNVPFKEGDLVTGTVESVKPFGVFVKLNEHFSGLVPNRETGLQNRTPAAQHFKTGDSVSAFVTEVNPTKRQISLSLAKAKEVQERLDYSGYLSEETSSTGSFGAILAKSLNKGQKKG from the coding sequence ATGAAAGAAGATCAAAAAGAACTGTTTCAAAAATTACTGGACGAAAGTTTCCGAAAAAAAGCGGCCTTAGAGCCCGGAGCCAAAGTTTCTGCGTTAGTCACCAGTTCCAAATCGGATTACGTTTTTATAAAGATCCAAGAAGCAGGACTCTCAGGTATTATCGCTTCTGACGAATTTACGGAAGCTCCGAAACAGGGAGAGACAATCGAGGCTTATTTCCTACAGGAATCTTCCGGAGACCAATACTTCACCACTTGTTTGAACGGGGACACAATCTCCAAAGATATGGTATCGGTGGCTCATCACGCCGAAATTCCGGTTTTAGGTCATATCATCGGAGAGAATGAAGCAGGCGTAGAGGTAAAGTTAGGCGAACTTACAGGCTTCTGTCCATTCTCCCAATTGGATCCGGAACTCAAAAAACAAAACAACGGAGTTGGCAAAAGGGTCCGCTTTTTGATCTCAGAAGTCGGGAATAAGGGAAAGATCATCGTTTCCCAAAAGAAAATCGCGGATAAGGAAAGAGAGGCCAAAATTTCCGTCCTGAAAGGCGAATTGAAGCCTGGCATGTTCGTCACTTGTAAGGTCAAATCCGTTCATAACTTCGGATTGATCGTGGAAGCGGACGGACTTACAGCCCTTGTGCCTGCTTCCGAAGCCACTTTCAAAAAAGGAGCCGATCTCTCCAAAGAATTCCATCCAGGGCAAGTGCTTAGGGCTAAAGTCCTAAAATTAGATTGGGAAGAAGAAAAACATAGTTTCACAGTTAAGGATTTTCTAAAAGATCCTTGGGCGCAAAATGTTCCGTTCAAGGAAGGAGATTTGGTTACCGGAACGGTAGAAAGTGTAAAACCTTTCGGAGTATTCGTAAAATTGAATGAACATTTTTCCGGACTGGTTCCCAATCGAGAAACGGGACTACAAAATCGTACGCCTGCTGCACAACATTTCAAGACCGGTGATTCGGTTTCTGCCTTCGTAACGGAAGTGAATCCTACAAAAAGACAGATCTCACTTTCCCTTGCAAAAGCGAAAGAAGTGCAGGAAAGATTGGATTATAGTGGATATCTTTCGGAAGAGACTTCTTCCACCGGATCTTTCGGCGCTATTCTTGCAAAATCCTTAAACAAGGGACAGAAAAAAGGTTAA
- a CDS encoding NADPH-dependent FMN reductase, with product MKILAVSGSLRKGSSNTALLLAAKRIAHDPLQIRIADPIDRIPHFNPDLDTDTPPKEVMEWRRELKEADAILFSSPEYAFAIPGVLKNALDWIVSSAELYGKPVGLINASPGYGGASKAQEALLGLLNVLTVKINDDCILSIPSVNKKVDREGNILDEQTEKELRNCLQSLEHLIQASRPS from the coding sequence ATGAAAATACTCGCCGTTTCCGGAAGTTTAAGAAAAGGTTCATCCAATACAGCCTTATTACTTGCAGCAAAAAGGATTGCACATGATCCTTTGCAGATCAGAATCGCAGACCCGATTGATCGGATCCCACACTTCAATCCTGACTTGGATACGGATACACCTCCTAAGGAAGTCATGGAATGGAGAAGGGAATTAAAAGAGGCGGATGCCATTCTTTTTTCCAGTCCCGAATACGCATTTGCGATCCCAGGGGTCTTGAAAAATGCATTAGATTGGATTGTGTCCAGTGCCGAACTTTATGGAAAGCCGGTAGGGCTTATCAATGCATCTCCAGGTTACGGTGGAGCTTCCAAGGCACAGGAAGCTCTTTTAGGTTTATTGAATGTTCTCACAGTTAAGATAAATGATGATTGTATTTTAAGTATTCCTTCCGTGAACAAGAAGGTGGATCGGGAAGGTAATATTTTGGATGAACAAACGGAGAAGGAGTTGCGAAATTGTTTGCAAAGCCTGGAACATTTGATCCAAGCATCTAGACCTTCTTAA
- a CDS encoding LA_3696 family protein: MMAIPMFRRIPRKLEEVLGEEGTNEFVDFINDSFGANRENVVELVSDRFENRLSEELNTFRSEYKTDLADLRAEFKSDLAALRAEVKEDIAELRAEVKEDIAELRAEVKEDIAELRAEVKEDIAELRAEVKEDIAALRAEVKEDIAELRTEMNEKISELRIEIHKLISVQTKWMLGAIIALTGIFSIIVKL, translated from the coding sequence ATGATGGCAATACCTATGTTTCGCAGAATACCGCGAAAGTTAGAAGAAGTATTGGGTGAGGAAGGAACGAATGAATTTGTGGATTTTATCAACGATTCTTTTGGAGCCAATCGGGAGAATGTAGTGGAACTCGTTTCAGATAGATTTGAGAACAGACTTTCGGAAGAATTAAATACATTTCGTTCTGAATATAAAACAGACCTGGCTGACCTTAGAGCTGAATTCAAATCGGATCTAGCTGCACTTCGAGCCGAGGTAAAGGAAGATATTGCAGAACTTCGAGCCGAGGTAAAAGAAGATATCGCAGAACTTCGAGCTGAGGTAAAGGAAGATATCGCAGAACTTCGAGCTGAGGTGAAGGAAGATATCGCAGAACTTCGAGCTGAGGTGAAGGAAGATATCGCTGCCCTCCGTGCTGAGGTAAAAGAAGATATTGCAGAACTTCGCACAGAAATGAACGAAAAAATTTCAGAACTCCGAATTGAAATTCACAAACTCATTTCTGTTCAGACCAAATGGATGTTAGGAGCAATCATAGCATTGACTGGAATCTTTTCCATCATAGTCAAACTATAA
- the uvrB gene encoding excinuclease ABC subunit UvrB, with protein sequence MSSIFKIHSNYKAAGDQVQAIEKIGQAFKKGEDKVTLVGVTGSGKTFTMAQVIANMGLPTLVLSHNKTLAAQLFREFKEFFPENAVEYFVSYYDYYQPEAYVPSSDTFIEKDMSMNEEIDKLRLRATSSLLERDDVVIVSSVSCIYGLGSPEEYVNSVVALTKGDIIDRDQVIRKLLHIQYNRNDTDFSRGNFRVRGDSIEVYPAYHTDAFRIEFFGDEVDSISRIHPVTAQVLAKQEKCFIYPAKHFIMSPPLIKDAVKRIKDEMAEQEIKFTKENKFLEAQRIVSRTNYDMEMLQEMGYCNGIENYSRHLTGRKEGERPACLIDYFRGDFLLIVDESHVTIPQVGGMYAGDRARKQTLVDFGFRLPSALDNRPLNFTEFELLTPKTLYVSATPAEYELEKSKTRVEQIIRPTGLLDPNVEVRPTKNQVEDLLVEIRKRIELGERVLVTTLTKKMAEDLTDYYKELGLKVSYLHSEVDTLERVEIIRDLRKGIYDVLVGINLLREGLDLPEVSLVAILDADKEGFLRNYKSLIQTIGRAARNINGTAILYADKMTDSMTKAIEETKRRRAIQEEHNLKYRISPQTIKKEIADMIERTEKELAPEEQAAEEINKKFREKNFSSKEEMKEKIREEMLKAAKELDFERAALLRDKMLTIKVNPIEEK encoded by the coding sequence ATGTCTTCAATTTTTAAAATCCATTCCAACTATAAAGCTGCCGGGGACCAGGTCCAAGCTATAGAAAAAATTGGCCAAGCATTCAAAAAGGGTGAGGATAAAGTCACCTTAGTAGGTGTGACCGGTTCCGGAAAAACGTTCACCATGGCCCAGGTGATCGCGAATATGGGACTTCCTACCTTGGTACTGTCGCATAACAAAACTTTGGCGGCGCAGTTATTTCGAGAGTTTAAGGAGTTTTTCCCGGAGAATGCGGTGGAATATTTCGTTTCTTATTACGATTACTACCAACCGGAAGCTTACGTTCCTTCTTCCGATACGTTTATCGAAAAAGATATGTCCATGAACGAGGAAATTGACAAACTCCGACTGCGGGCAACTTCTTCTCTGCTGGAAAGAGACGATGTGGTGATCGTTAGCTCCGTTTCTTGTATTTACGGTTTAGGATCTCCGGAAGAATATGTGAACTCCGTTGTTGCTTTGACAAAAGGTGATATCATAGACAGAGATCAGGTCATCCGCAAACTTCTGCATATACAATATAATCGTAATGATACGGATTTCTCTCGGGGAAATTTCAGAGTAAGAGGGGATTCAATCGAAGTTTATCCTGCCTATCATACGGATGCATTCCGTATCGAATTTTTCGGAGACGAAGTGGATTCTATTTCCAGGATACATCCGGTTACCGCTCAAGTACTTGCAAAACAGGAAAAATGTTTTATCTATCCTGCAAAACACTTCATCATGTCGCCTCCTTTGATAAAGGACGCCGTAAAAAGAATTAAAGATGAGATGGCGGAACAAGAGATCAAGTTCACCAAAGAGAACAAGTTTTTGGAAGCTCAGCGTATCGTATCCAGAACGAATTACGATATGGAAATGCTGCAAGAGATGGGTTATTGTAACGGGATCGAAAATTATTCCCGTCATCTCACAGGAAGAAAAGAAGGAGAAAGACCTGCTTGTCTCATAGACTATTTCCGCGGGGATTTTTTACTTATAGTGGACGAGTCTCATGTTACCATTCCTCAGGTGGGTGGAATGTATGCCGGCGATAGGGCTCGTAAGCAAACTCTGGTGGATTTCGGATTCAGATTACCTTCTGCCCTTGATAATCGACCTTTGAACTTTACGGAATTCGAATTGTTAACTCCGAAAACACTCTATGTATCCGCTACACCTGCGGAATACGAATTAGAGAAGAGTAAAACAAGAGTAGAACAGATCATTCGTCCTACGGGGCTTCTCGACCCGAACGTAGAAGTCCGACCTACGAAAAATCAGGTAGAGGACCTTTTAGTAGAGATCCGAAAAAGGATAGAACTGGGAGAGAGGGTCTTAGTCACCACATTAACCAAGAAGATGGCGGAAGACTTAACGGACTATTATAAGGAACTAGGGCTTAAAGTTTCCTATCTCCATTCCGAAGTGGATACCTTGGAAAGGGTGGAGATCATCCGGGATCTCAGGAAAGGAATATATGATGTCCTGGTAGGGATCAATCTTTTAAGGGAAGGATTGGATCTCCCCGAGGTTTCTCTTGTCGCTATTTTGGACGCGGACAAGGAAGGTTTTTTAAGAAATTATAAATCCTTAATACAGACCATCGGTAGGGCCGCGAGAAATATTAACGGAACTGCGATATTATACGCGGATAAGATGACGGATTCTATGACCAAGGCCATAGAAGAGACCAAAAGAAGAAGAGCAATTCAAGAGGAACATAACCTGAAATATAGGATCTCTCCGCAAACGATCAAAAAGGAAATTGCCGATATGATCGAACGAACGGAAAAAGAACTGGCTCCGGAAGAACAAGCAGCGGAAGAGATCAACAAGAAATTTAGGGAGAAAAACTTCTCTTCTAAAGAGGAAATGAAAGAGAAGATCAGGGAAGAAATGTTAAAAGCCGCCAAGGAACTGGATTTCGAAAGAGCTGCTTTACTCAGAGACAAAATGCTTACCATTAAAGTGAATCCTATAGAGGAAAAATGA
- a CDS encoding HAD-IA family hydrolase — protein MNSKEHYIFLDVGDTLLTMKKPAGDVYFEVLKEFGLDGSKHPNGYMERAFRKAYAHMTRHPLPDYKDKFHAHQDGSEGWWRELLGFFLKEIGSDLEPDPIFQSIFKRFDEPSVWEIDPGFYELVEFAKERGSGLGIISNWDHRLKQLLASVGVLDYFYPVIVSAEFGYEKPSPLIFQEAEKLVGLSPDKLIYCGDKVELDILPTRSRGWTAFHKHAEGDIRDLSELTAILKQG, from the coding sequence ATGAATTCCAAAGAACATTACATTTTTCTGGATGTGGGGGACACTCTCCTTACGATGAAAAAGCCCGCAGGGGACGTATATTTCGAAGTTCTCAAAGAATTCGGCCTGGACGGTTCCAAACATCCGAACGGTTATATGGAAAGAGCCTTTCGTAAGGCTTATGCACATATGACGCGTCATCCGCTTCCCGATTATAAAGATAAATTCCATGCGCATCAAGATGGAAGTGAAGGTTGGTGGAGAGAACTTCTGGGTTTCTTCCTAAAGGAAATAGGATCGGATCTGGAACCTGATCCTATTTTCCAATCCATATTTAAACGTTTTGACGAACCTTCCGTCTGGGAAATAGATCCGGGCTTCTATGAATTAGTAGAATTCGCAAAAGAGAGAGGCTCCGGTTTAGGGATTATCTCTAATTGGGATCATCGACTCAAACAGCTACTTGCAAGTGTAGGCGTATTAGATTATTTTTATCCTGTGATCGTCTCTGCGGAATTCGGATACGAAAAACCTTCTCCTTTGATCTTTCAGGAAGCGGAGAAGCTTGTGGGGCTTTCTCCGGATAAACTCATATATTGCGGAGACAAGGTGGAGTTGGATATCCTACCCACAAGATCCAGAGGATGGACCGCATTTCACAAACATGCTGAAGGTGATATCCGAGATCTTAGCGAGCTAACTGCGATCTTAAAACAAGGATAG
- a CDS encoding type 1 glutamine amidotransferase domain-containing protein, producing MKTVLIPIPQIDFDPTEVSVPWKVLKENGYKILFATPNGTSGEADFRMVTGKGLGILSPFLRAKDDDVLLYRELEKSNEFLNPKKYESIKLDSFDVLLLPGGHAKGMRVYLESEFLQNLVGHTFAEGKPVAAICHGVLLAARSKNPKTKKSSLYGLKTTGLLRSQELLAWNLTRAWLGDYYRTYPTPLQDEVISFLESKVDFQEGPMPIARDSFSNIKPGFSVLDKSCLSARWPGDAHKFAFELPEFFG from the coding sequence ATGAAGACTGTCCTAATCCCGATCCCTCAAATCGATTTCGACCCAACGGAAGTATCCGTACCTTGGAAAGTTCTAAAGGAAAACGGATATAAGATCCTATTTGCGACCCCTAACGGAACCTCCGGAGAAGCGGATTTTAGGATGGTAACCGGGAAAGGATTGGGGATACTTTCTCCCTTTTTACGAGCGAAAGATGATGATGTTCTTCTCTACAGGGAATTAGAAAAATCGAATGAATTCTTAAATCCTAAAAAGTACGAGTCGATCAAATTGGATTCTTTCGATGTATTGCTTCTTCCAGGGGGACATGCGAAGGGAATGAGGGTCTATTTGGAATCCGAGTTTTTACAGAATTTGGTGGGCCATACGTTCGCTGAAGGAAAGCCTGTGGCTGCGATCTGTCATGGAGTACTTCTTGCTGCAAGATCCAAAAATCCTAAAACAAAAAAATCCAGTCTATATGGACTGAAAACCACCGGACTTCTGAGATCACAGGAACTTCTAGCCTGGAATTTAACTAGGGCTTGGTTAGGAGATTATTATAGAACTTATCCTACACCATTACAGGACGAGGTGATTTCATTTCTGGAATCAAAAGTGGATTTCCAAGAAGGGCCCATGCCGATTGCAAGGGACAGTTTTTCCAATATTAAACCGGGGTTCAGCGTTTTGGATAAGTCTTGTCTTTCCGCAAGGTGGCCCGGAGATGCTCATAAGTTTGCATTCGAACTTCCTGAATTCTTCGGTTAA